CGGTGAGTCTGAACACAGGATACTTGTACTACTGTGACTTTATCAAGGCCAACCTGTATTCAAATTGTTATACATTTTCTGCTACAATCAAAACGCTGGCAAATCTTcactatttaaatatttgctGTGGCTGGTGACCATTCCAgattccttcctttctttccccttttttaaaattcatattTGATGAGTAAACAGATTGTTTTCTGAGCTGTTCACTCCATGGAAAATGTTTGCAGTtgtcatttgttctgttttaagcAGCTCTTTTTTCTGATTTGTCTCTGCAGTGGAACACacgagcaaaaagagagaaactaTGTGAGCTGATGTTTGAACATTACAACATTCCTGCCTTCTTCCTCTGCAAATCCGCTGTGCTGTCTGCGTATCCTTTACCACACTTCACCTGAAAAAGAATAAGAGAAAGAGCAAATTTTGTCCTTTTAACTCTTATTGGAATACTGTTTCTTTAATTAAGAGTGCTCAACCTGTAATGAGTCTGTTACATTTTCAAGTGGATTACTGCTCCTTGACTCGGAGTGTCTCAGCTTTGCCAATGGGCGATCTACAGGCTTGGTCCTGGACAGCGGAGCCACGCACACCACAGCAATTCCGGTGCATGATGGCTACGTCCTGCAGCAAGGTGAACAATTATCATAACTCCTTCACCGTAACTGTATAATGTTCATGTTGAGTTAACCTGCTTTGCATATTAACCAAGTAAGGTATTAAAAAGCAACAGTATTAGAAAAGGTATAATATTTAAAGGAAGCATGTGTTACCTTCTATGATTTATGTTGCCATCTGCTGGTTGGAGGATGCTTCTCAGTCCCCACAAATGTTCGTTTTACATTATAGACTATTTTGGGGCAAAAGTGATCTGTAGCGTTCAATCAAGTTTTCACctaatcaaaatgtaataacttCTGAGGATCAAACTAAATTGTGTAGACAAAAAAAATATGCTTTCTGACACAGCTATTTGATTTTGAGCTGCAATGATAGAGATTGATTCAGAAGATTGCTAATTAATTTGGGAGACATGAAGCGGGGAGTTAATGCATATTATGTGAGATTTACTGCAGTCCTTCAAATAATGTGCTTTTCATTCTCTCTTGACAGGCATTGTCAAATCGCCCCTGGCTGGAGACTTCATGAGCATGCAGTGTAGGGAACTCTTTCAAGAGTTAAATGCTGAAATAGTCCCCCCTTACATGATTGCATCAAAGGTAAGACAACATGATTTTAGACCATCTTATTTTAACTAATCGAGTACTAATATTTAGGATTTAAGCGTGCAGGACAGCTGAAGAGACGGCCTTAAAATACTTTGAATgaacaaatgtgtatttgctGTAACAGCATATTAATTATACAGTAATTAAAGGAGAATGTATTTTCCTGTTAATACTGTAGGATTTAATTGTAATGTGTGCATTTGAATTGGATTTACTGATGTGGAAAAGTTATGTTAAAGCATTCAAATATACAATTTGTAAGGGTGATCATAATAACGTTGTTGACTTTTAGGTGTATATCATAAAACACAAACGGTATAGACTGACTAAATGTGTAAAGGGCAAACCTAAGAGAGCCTGATGAAAGAAGAACCAGCCTAGATTCAGTAGCAAACTTGTCCAAGTAACAATTACAATATATTAGTAAAAAATACAGTCATCCTCAAATTCAAACAGGGAGCTTTAACTTCCCCACTTTACATGACAGGATGGAGTGCGAGAGGGATCAGCAGCCTAGctggaagaaaaaagagaaactacCTCAAGTCACCCGCTCATGGCACAACTACATGTGTAACGTAAGCAGCAAACATCGATCCTTTACACTTTTTGTATCTATGTTGAATAAAGGAATTGCAGATTTGGTTGGtgtgctttgtgttttgatAAATGTGTGCCAAATTatcttgttttaatgtttgcagACTGTGATCCAGGACTTCCAGGCCGCTGTGCTGCAGGTCTCAGACTCTCCATATGATGAACAGTAAGAAACTTAACCAAATGAATATGTCAATTACATAGACATTATTCTTTACTTAATCCCTCAGCCTCTGTTGAGGTTTGCATGCCAAAAGTAAGTCTCTTTTTAGATTAGGTTAAAATGTCAACTTCATCTCAATGTAATTATGTCCACGGAGTAAAAGGTCCTGTAACTTGGAGCAGTCCGTTGCACTATTAAAGTTACTTAATCGTTTGCTTTTACGCGATAGAAGTTACGGTAATGTGTCTGTATGCTGTTAATTATTGTtcttggaaaaaaaggaaattacaaTCAGAatttcagactttaaaaaacaacatcaatcaGCCAAGAGAATATCAATGAGTGCGTCTCTAAAGGtaatcctcctcctcatcctctcatcaGGGTTGCGGCACAGATGCCCACAGTGCACTACGAGCTGCCCAACGGATACAATGCTGACTTCGGAGCTGAGAGGCTGAAGATCCCTGAGGGGCTTTTTGACCCCTCTAATGCCAAGGTGAGTGCTTTAATCTGGAGGGCTACCAGCAGCCGGACTAGCTAAACATACAGCTCAAGGAAAGCTTGGCTGTAACAATGAGTTTAAAGCGTCCTAATCTGTTGTTTCTCGTGTGAAATCTATTCCTTTTTGAATATGTAAtttagtgttgttttttgtgatCCCTTCAGGGCCTGTCCGGAAACACCATGTTGGGAGTCGGCCACGTTGTGACGACCAGCGTTGGAATGTGTGACATCGACATCCGGCCGGTGAATATCAACATGTTTAAACATGGGTTACACATGTTAGtgtatgaattatttaaaattattttcgGCAGTTGaacttaaattatttaaatgtggcCCCTTTTATAGGAATGAATATCTCCTGGCTTACAAAATCTTGCTTAAACCTTTATGTTTTAAGTAGATTCATAAAAGCTGAAATTTAGACTAACTGTTAGCTTCAACTCAAATGTTCTACACAGTGCCTTGAATGTATATGTGTTGTTCTGTCCAAGACATTTGGCAAATAGTATGTGAATGCAATATATACTGATATCGACAAGTATATTAAAATCACACCTCAAGTAGAAAAGGTTAGTTGCGGtaattggtaaaaaaaaagggaaattattaCAAGTTCTTGTAATGAATGTGTCCATTGCCCTGTCCTGAGTGTTGTATTTAAAACAGAACCATTTTGTTCTAAAGCTTGTGACTTTGTGTCTCAGGGTCTTTATGGCAGTGTGGTGGTGACCGGAGGAAACACGCTCATTTCGGGATTCACAGACAGACTGAATAGAGAGCTCTCCCAGAAAACCCCTCCGGTGAGTGAATGCCAAAATTCCCTCACACATCTGCATAACATTTTTATCTTAGGCCTTGGTCAATGAAAGGTTGGTGTATGCACAATTGCATATGATCTCTTAAATGCATCCATCAAACCTTACTCTTCTTCCTGTCTGAGTTTTAACTTGTCTGTCTGTGCTTTGCAGAGCATGAGGCTGAAGCTGATCGCCAACAACACTACAGTGGAGCGCCGTTTCAGTGCCTGGATAGGAGGCTCCATCCTGGCATCACTGGTAAGGACACACAGCAGTTAAAACTGTGTTTTAggaatatatattattaacagTTTCTTGATAAGAAGTAGTTCTTGAGATGAAAGAAACTGTCTCTCACACAATGATGCAATGTAAAGCCCAGAGCTGGGGAATTCAACAAACcgttaataaatgttttttatgaaagGAGCCAAGAGTGTTGAATGAGCAGCGACATGGCATTCATATCTAAAgaattattttctatatattgGTTATTACATAGTTAGAATCTGGCTTCCAGCAAGGTAAACCTTTATTTAAGAAGATGTAAGAGCTTATATTCTTATACGTGTgcagtttacttttaaaaatattttcttttgttgcctTATCAACACTGATATGAAGTGGCTGGAAAATAACTAGATTCACACATCCAGGTAGCTTGACAGCtttatctgtatgtgtgtattcatgcCTCTCCAACTTTATCCTGTTTTATTCCAACTAAACATGGTTCTGTGACTTCCAGGGAACCTTCCAGCAGATGTGGATCTCCAAACAGGAGTACGAAGAGGGAGGAAAGCAGTGTGTAGACAGGAAGTGCCCGTGATTTCATATCCAGCCCATCCATCcatttttttttgccataaGCTCAACATCATGAGTCACTCAACTCTGACCCTGGACTCAGGAACACCCACAGATGATCACTCTTGTTTtgtatgatttgttttaaaaagaaagaaaagaaaaaaggatttgAGTCTGTCTGGGATTTTGATATCACATTCACATCTGCAAAGTAAACTGTTACTATGATGAAATGGGGTTTACATTCCTGTTTATTTCATTACAGCCTTACTGTTGCCTAATCTTTacattgtctgtgttttgtagAAAACACTGcatctctaaaaataaaaaaatgtctggcATTGAAAACAGAAGCTGCAGGTAAACTTTGGGTGATGTGTATTTGGAGGAACAACCTTACAGTTTGGGGTGAATGATGTCTTCTGTTCATAAGACTTTTTTTGTGTAGTAAGTACGATCGTCAGAGGCCAGACAGTTCTTGCCTCTGCTTATTGGTGTCAAGTCATAAACCTGTATTTAATTTTCACTTTGCTTGTCATTGGCCACATATGGTCTTTTAAAAATatggtgttttaaaaataaagtcagtttttgttaaatgtgtgatAAAGGTACAATTtctcactttaaaatataaattgtgGGGGTTCTTTTATCATTTTAGATTTTGATGACGGTATCACATGACTGAAGTTGCTTTAAAGTCCTTCATTACTTGCATAATCCCAGAACTTGGGACAGTTCAAACCAACTTTACTGACCCTTTTAATTGAAATGCTAATTTTTTAGTAAAACAAGATACGAAATCTcaatgaatgcattttaatagtaagtacaaaaaaaaaagaattcaggGGGATGTAGAATAATTTATCTTCCAGGATCAAACAGCTGGAcaaatgcactcacacacaacataGGAAACAATTTCAGACAACTCAGCTGTTTGACATGAACATATTTAGATTGAATGCTAACTTTGCAGATAGATGCAGCTGTCGAAACTCCTTGATTtgtaaaatgtgcatttgaaaTTTTACGACGCAGAAACTTTCATTTGAGGAAACTTCTCCTTAAGTTTAGACCGAGTTCCCCTCTGTAAGGTGGCGCTCCTGGCCTTCTCTCTGAGATGCTTCTCCAAGCGCAGCCTGTTAGAACGAACCAATatgaaaacatcaacatttcatattcatttttttagaGAAAAATCATTTTGCATGCAATAATTCAAGGTTGAACTGCAAACATCTTGTACATCTTTGAAACAATAACAAGGGCACAACAGTGATGTGAGCCGAATCTTACCTTATGTGTGGTTGGACAAACTTGGGTGTGAAGAACCTCTTTCGCTTATACCTTTTGTTCATGTACCAAGGAATAGCATATTCTTTGTAGCGATACCTGAGTAAAAGAAAAGAGCACATTATgccttcatttcattttcttaagCCTGGACCCTTCTGCAATTAGATAACAGACTGCCTGCAGAAACAATATTTGTCTACAAAAGAAATAATTGCAGCATATCTTGGTGTGGTACCACCACCTATTGATCAATGGAATAGGGTAAAACATGCAGGTGCATGCCCAGAACTTCACACTGGTCAAACTTTTATTATTAATCCTTCCTGGGACTGCTGCAAACGTATAGATCCACCCACAAGTCACGTAAACAGCCATGCCTACGCTCTTCCTCACTGTCTCGATCTCCTCGGTCTGTACAGAGTTTGCTAGAAAGTTTCCTACTCCAGAACCCGCTGCACCATGAACCCAAACTATCCAGTATGACTAGTCTAGGGGATTTTAAAAGTACTTTAAAGAAAATCTGTAGAGAGCATCTTCTggaattgtacattttaaagatgattGCTTTGGCACTTATCTTAAAGGATTTGgatcttttttgtctttatatgAATGTCTATCTGCAGCTATGGGTGTATTGCTGTTGTGTCTTGGCCTGGCCTCATTTGAGTATGCAAACCTGTGTCTTCATGAAATTACCTGtctaaatgaaaaatacacataaaaaaatattgggACTCAAAACAGTTCAGTAATGCTACTGATCCATAACTCCACAGAGAACctttaaaatgtgactaaattgtgttgcatttctccatgtatatatttgacataGTAAAAAAGAAGAATCTGCTCTCACCAGTAGGCGTATCCAAACATGTTCCTCCTCCACGCTCCTGGTCTGCCTTTCTCCTGTCCTGTCTGCAGCAGCCGCAGTGcagtctctctctccttcaccaCCGTCTCCACTCTGACCATCGACCGGCTCACCTGGAAGGAAGACAGTGTGATTAATCTTAGCCAGACTTTAACACATACAACAGCCAAAATACTCCAGATAAAAACCCTGCAAACAACAGCGTAGAAGAATAGGTCACAGTCTGTCTATCAAATATGATTTTATATTCCTATATTAATCAGTGTTTATACAGCCTTTCACTGTACCTTTAACACATTCCCAGACTCTCTAAGCCTTTATCATCACATATAGATTATTATACTAAATGCAATTGGGAAAATTAAAGTTAACAGAATTATTTATACCCACAGAAATCAATCTAAACTTGCAAGACTTGGTAAGAGCTTGAGTGGAGCATCATACCGACCTTCTTTAATCTTTCTGGACTCGGCATCTGAAGCCTTTGCCTTTTTGCCTCCTGTTCCAGCGTGAGCAGCATGTTCTTTTCTTTCAACAGCACATACCTAAGACAGAACGAGAGCGTGACACACTGCtaggaaatgtttttcatgtttgaaGCATCAGTGAAAACTTCACTGTTCTTACCAGAGTTTGTGCAAGTCTTCATTGCTCTTTGTTCTCAGTTGTTTGGCAGTCCATGGTGCACcttaaacatttcaaacaaatgtcTATTAGTAAAGCTACATGCAGGATGTAGGGTAATGTAGGCATACAAATTATATAATGCTTCTGTGTTTTACCCGACTTCACGTTGGTCTCTCCCCAGTTCTCAGGGTGGTCGAAGAACTGGTCCAGCCCCCTCCTGCTGACGGTGGTGTGCAGGGCTCGACACTGACTCACAGCGCTGACAGGACTGCACAAAGAGAGGGCAGCGAGAGGAGGACGTTCCCCTGGTAGAAGCAAAAGAAATGCACATAACAAGACCAGTTTGAGACAAATCCTAAAACAAGTGTATTTTACTAACCTTAAAATGtctagttgttgttgttgttttcctgacCAATAAACTGCTTTTAGTAACTGCTGGTTTGTTTCAGGGCAACtaatgaaatgttgttattgtttattaatctgtagggggaaaaaatggtagtctttatattttcagaaaattaatgaaaaaatgaaaaagtttttaattaaaatgtgatgtgactCTTTGACAGCCAAAACCCGTGAACACGCTCAGTTTAACAATTTACAAAAGGGAactcaaaatataataaaaaaggaactaGAAgttagaaatgtctttttttttaaacgcataaaaaacaagatttttgATGATGTAtcaatgtatgtatttgtagtCTGTGAGAGTTTAAACTACAATTATTGGCAATACTTCCCATTGATTGAAAACATCAGAATTGAAACCAGACTTTCATGATATTATTCAGAGACTATAATAAGTAAACCCATGACTATTTCCGTTGATCCAAGTCAACACATGTCTGCTGGTGGAAGATTTAAGTTATTGGTACTGTTATTTATTGTACTGTAATAACTAatcttaatatatatatatttactgacaGCCCATCACTGGGGAGCAGAGACGGTATGAGGTCGCAACACGTTGACTTTAACGTTATGTTTAGAGGATGTTTTACACATTGCAACAGTGTCCTACCTGTACAGACGAGGCTGGTATTTGGTCAACGAGGCAGTACAGTAATGGGTATTTATTGCTGAAGATATCctaaagacattttgaaactgCTTGCAAAGAGTCAAAATGCGTCCTGCTGATGAGGACGCCGCCATCTTTCCCGTAGTCCTTCCCACATTACCCATCATGCATTtcttgagtttttatttttattattttacttttttagttATAAATATATGGCTACCTTACAATGTTATCATATGTGCGTACAtgataacacaaataaaataaaatggaaatataatacaaataaataaaaatggcgTTTTCCGCTTCTCTGTGTCATCAACCAATCAGGGCTCGTGTTGTTGGGCCGTCTCCGAGTAAAGATGGTGGGCATGAGTGTTctcagatctgctgctgcttttgcagCCAGATTGAGTCCTCTAAAATCTGGAAATAATGCGGCACAATTACTGTCTAGAACAATCCCACGGACAGATAAAGGTAAGAGATATCCTCGCCTTTAAAAGTGTGAGGAGTTTGACCCCAAATCTGGCCGTCACTTCTTGTGACCTTGCACCGGGGCTCTTTAGcacgctaatgttagctagctgttAACGATTGTCCTCTTGTCAACAGAAAGCTCAACGCGTAggttagttattttatttacatgtagcTATATCGTATTTTTGTCAGCATATAACGTTTTTAAACTACACTTCTTATCCATACAGCCAATACTATCTGTAAGCCGGTGTAATAGTTGTAAAGTTGTTTGAA
This DNA window, taken from Eleginops maclovinus isolate JMC-PN-2008 ecotype Puerto Natales chromosome 9, JC_Emac_rtc_rv5, whole genome shotgun sequence, encodes the following:
- the actl6a gene encoding LOW QUALITY PROTEIN: actin-like protein 6A (The sequence of the model RefSeq protein was modified relative to this genomic sequence to represent the inferred CDS: deleted 1 base in 1 codon), which codes for MSGGVYGGDEVGALVFDIGSYTVRAGYAGEDCPKADFPTVIGVTLDREDGSTPMETDGEKTKQSGTTYFIDTNQLRVPRESMEVMSPLKNGMIEDWDSFQAILDHTYKMHFKSEPSLHPVLMSEASWNTRAKREKLCELMFEHYNIPAFFLCKSAVLSAFANGRSTGLVLDSGATHTTAIPVHDGYVLQQGIVKSPLAGDFMSMQCRELFQELNAEIVPPYMIASKDGVREGSAASWKKKEKLPQVTRSWHNYMCNTVIQDFQAAVLQVSDSPYDEQVAAQMPTVHYELPNGYNADFGAERLKIPEGLFDPSNAKGLSGNTMLGVGHVVTTSVGMCDIDIRPGLYGSVVVTGGNTLISGFTDRLNRELSQKTPPSMRLKLIANNTTVERRFSAWIGGSILASLGTFQQMWISKQEYEEGGKQCVDRKCP
- the mrpl47 gene encoding 39S ribosomal protein L47, mitochondrial, encoding MGERPPLAALSLCSPVSAVSQCRALHTTVSRRGLDQFFDHPENWGETNVKSGAPWTAKQLRTKSNEDLHKLWYVLLKEKNMLLTLEQEAKRQRLQMPSPERLKKVSRSMVRVETVVKERETALRLLQTGQEKGRPGAWRRNMFGYAYWYRYKEYAIPWYMNKRYKRKRFFTPKFVQPHIRLRLEKHLREKARSATLQRGTRSKLKEKFPQMKVSAS